A single region of the Ptychodera flava strain L36383 chromosome 9, AS_Pfla_20210202, whole genome shotgun sequence genome encodes:
- the LOC139139875 gene encoding SH3 domain-containing YSC84-like protein 1 has protein sequence MVHSPFPKKLKSECKKAAKILEEFTVPSSKVGPDKIIPAGIIMNCYGVAVITVVKAAFLLGARGGSGLVVAKLDRFLNKWSAPSAIGLVGIGGGFEIGAEVTDFIFILNTQSAVDAFSKGGNLTLGANFSVAAGPMGRSVEGDLAARSATAIYTYSKTKGLYAGISLEGAGLIERKSSNAKLYGMEIRAVDILGGKIPPPPEADVLYESLNSHISAGKKAALKMAEKEARKRAAKELEKQGVSESTVTRWKNMSFRSKDKKKSSDAADGGNSSPGTSSAPSSPEKRHSTYRTTSTTKSTYSTKVSRSQSTRSTEIPSYRKSQSSLTTIGASEAEWNRAPQCKAMYNFTAILPCDLTFKKGDVIELLTRTDTQDDWWEGNVHGKTGIFPANYVKVM, from the exons A TGGTTCATTCACCGTTTCCTAAGAAGTTGAAATCAGAATGCAAGAAAGCTGCCAAGATCCTAGAAGAATTTACTGTTCCTTCAAGTAAAGTTGGACCAGACAAAATCATTCCGG CTGGAATAATCATGAATTGTTATGGAGTTGCTGTTATTACAGTTGTCAAGGCTGCATTTCTGCTTGGTGCCAGAGGTGGCAGTGGACTTGTAGTGGCAAAACTTGACAGATTCTTGAACA AATGGTCAGCGCCATCGGCTATTGGTCTGGTTGGTATTGGCGGTGGGTTTGAAATTGGAGCAGAG gTGACTGATTTCATCTTCATTTTGAACACTCAGAGTGCAGTCGATGCATTTTCCAAAGGTGGTAACTTAACGCTAGGCGCAAACTTTTCAGTGGCAGCTGGTCCGATGGGTCGTTCTGTGGAAGGTGATTTGGCAGCTAGGAGTGCAACTGCTATCTACACTTACAGTAAAACCAAAGGTCTCTATGCTGGTATATCTCTAGAGGGCGCTGGACTTATTGAAAGAAAAAGCTCCAATGCAAA ATTGTATGGCATGGAGATTAGAGCCGTGGACATCCTTGGAGGTAAAATTCCTCCTCCTCCAGAAGCAGATGTGCTGTACGAATCCCTAAATTCCCACATCAGTGCCGGAAAGAAAGCGGCTCTAAAGATGGCTGAGAAAGAGGCCAGGAAGAGAGCGGCTAAGGAACTGGAAAAACAGGGCGTCAGTGAGAGTACTGTCACTAGATGGAAGAATATGAGTTTCAGAAGCAAAG ATAAGAAGAAATCAAGTGATGCAGCTGACGGCGGAAACTCTTCTCCCGGCACAAGTAGTGCGCCATCATCACCAGAAAAAAGACATTCTACATACAGAACAACCAGTACTACCAAATCTACATACAGTACTAAAGTTTCCAGATCACAGTCAACACGATCCACCGAGATACCAAGTTACAGAAAAAGTCAAAGCTCTCTCACCACAATCG GTGCCAGTGAAGCAGAGTGGAACCGTGCACCACAGTGCAAAGCCATGTACAACTTCACAGCCATCTTACCGTGTGATTTGACGTTCAAGAAGGGAGATGTCATCGAACTATTGACAAGAACTGACACGCAGGATGACTGGTGGGAAGGAAACGTCCATGGTAAAACTGGAATTTTCCCAGCAAA